One segment of Brassica napus cultivar Da-Ae chromosome C3, Da-Ae, whole genome shotgun sequence DNA contains the following:
- the LOC125583862 gene encoding uncharacterized protein LOC125583862, producing the protein MNNNSSRAGQWLQHYEPHQVQEITPCFNAISMMSPSAAHETARKRSRAPRRAIPTTLLNANPSNFRALVQKFTGRSAGGESNRRKGPVTLDFRSPTTLSKEGIFPVSGDRNNYDEDHHHALNRHVSREQRHVTWSGEEPTTLYQLGEESSSMFDQDHDLFGEYSGISSYDEGLDHMDYCYHDFYLQTATLEEFMMRDLDL; encoded by the coding sequence atgaACAACAACTCATCTAGAGCAGGCCAGTGGTTACAACACTACGAACCACACCAAGTTCAAGAGATCACTCCGTGCTTCAATGCCATTAGTATGATGTCACCATCAGCAGCGCATGAAACAGCCAGAAAGAGATCTAGGGCTCCGAGGAGAGCCATACCAACTACTCTCCTAAATGCAAACCCAAGCAATTTTCGAGCTCTAGTTCAGAAATTCACTGGACGCTCTGCGGGTGGTGAATCCAACCGTAGAAAAGGTCCGGTCACTCTGGATTTTAGGTCTCCAACTACACTCTCTAAAGAAGGTATctttccggtctccggagaccggaataATTATGATGAAGATCATCATCATGCGCTTAACCGGCATGTGAGTAGGGAGCAGCGTCACGTGACTTGGTCAGGTGAGGAACCAACTACGTTGTACCAGTTGGGTGAAGAAAGTAGCTCGATGTTTGATCAAGATCATGATCTTTTTGGGGAGTATTCCGGGATTAGCAGTTATGATGAGGGTTTAGATCATATGGATTATTGTTATCATGATTTTTACCTACAGACGGCAACGTTGGAGGAGTTTATGATGAGAGACCTTGATTTATAA